In Pseudomonas leptonychotis, a single genomic region encodes these proteins:
- a CDS encoding Ig-like domain-containing protein yields the protein TALSVGETSLVTITFSEAVVAFDNTDVTVENGTLSALSSTDGGVTWTGTFTPSVNVTDTTNLITVAATYTDTAGNAGTGASSANYQ from the coding sequence ACACCGCCCTCAGCGTCGGTGAGACCAGCCTGGTCACCATCACCTTCAGCGAGGCGGTCGTCGCCTTTGATAACACCGATGTCACCGTCGAGAACGGCACCCTCAGCGCCTTGAGCAGCACCGATGGCGGCGTTACCTGGACCGGGACGTTCACCCCAAGCGTCAACGTGACCGACACCACTAACCTGATCACCGTCGCCGCGACTTACACCGACACCGCCGGTAACGCCGGCACCGGGGCCAGCAGCGCCAACTACCAGA